The Aminipila terrae nucleotide sequence TTTACTGGAGCGAAAAAAGCCTATGCAGAAATGTTATTGAACACGGTCACAGGAAAAACTTCTTTTATTATTTCTTCAATTTGTCTGGAAAGTGGAGAAAAAGAAGTAAGCAGACGTATAAAAAGGATAGCCTGTTTTAAAAAGCCTAAGATATGGGCAAGTGTATTAGGACTGGTTCTACTTGGAGTGCTGTCCGTATTATGTTTAACAAATGCTCCAGGTTTTTCTCAAAAAACTCAGTTAATTGATGTATGTGGACCCGACAACGAGTGGAGTAAATATATGTTAGAAGTACCTCTCTCCTGGGGTAAAGAATATGAAGAAGTGATGCCTGAAAGTCCACCATACAGTGAAAATATCATATTTCATAATAAGAATGGAACTGAAACTGCAGCACTGACTTATAGAATGCTGGATCTATCTGAAAATGAAGTTGAGCCTGAGGGCTCTGGCAGTAAAGGGAACTTGTCAGGAAGAGTAAATTATGAAAAAAAGGTAAAAGAACTGGTAAAGCAGTCTGGAATTTTACCTGTTTTAAAAAATAATGTAAAAATTCAAAGAATAAAAGAGCATTCCCCATATATATGGGATGCATATAAAGTGACCTATCTGAAAGATGATAAACGGATAAGGACAGAAGTCTATATTGCTTCTGATCAGTATACAAGAATAATGCCTGTGCTTTATACGGAAAATGATAGTATTACAGATAAAGAACTAATCAGTACGGCCATGACCTTAGAGAGTGTGAAAGCCCCTGCCTCCTATAGGGCAAAATCAGACGCTGGAATCCTAACGGATGCAAAAAGGGGTGTAGCTGTTGCTGGGGGAGATTATGATGCAGAGGCAATGCTTTCCCAGTATCTGGAGAATTATGTAACTACGAAGCTCCCTCTGAGTAAATCCATAAAAGGATTTAAGATAAATAGTTTTAAAGAAATAAATCCGGTGGGGGATATGCCAGGCATACTTGATAATGATATGGTTCAAGGGGAAACTGTACCATGGAATATTATTTATCCATCTGCCAGAGTATATAAAGTGGATTATGAGCTTGAACCGACAGATAAACAGAAGTATAAAGATATTGCCGGGGGAGGTTCAGAGATAACTGAAAAAGGTAATAAACACTACACGGAACGTTACGCTGTTTTTTATGGTTATTCCATAGATGCTAAAAAATATCAAGCTGCTTTTTTAGGTTTTTTAGAGGATGGCAGCCTGGCAGAGTGGGGAGTGGAT carries:
- a CDS encoding M56 family metallopeptidase, coding for MDFLINMTVTFSVTAILILILKRVFKNQFTPKWHVLIWTILIIRFVIPVLPESDISIYNFLPDISGTYAEFAEQKSAEQIYSIPEKTHSTLQKSPDNYLNSKNGINKEVTNENIQLEDNEYNHKPLEKMILLIYGAGVNVMAAVLLISYRRILKKVKTLPVCQDEEICHILDLCREQLKVKGDRIVLRKGVESPILAGILNPVICISEKYDCYELKHVFTHELCHYKNGDNIWNLISLMILCFNWFNPLAWYSFKTFRCDLEMYCDYRVINFTGAKKAYAEMLLNTVTGKTSFIISSICLESGEKEVSRRIKRIACFKKPKIWASVLGLVLLGVLSVLCLTNAPGFSQKTQLIDVCGPDNEWSKYMLEVPLSWGKEYEEVMPESPPYSENIIFHNKNGTETAALTYRMLDLSENEVEPEGSGSKGNLSGRVNYEKKVKELVKQSGILPVLKNNVKIQRIKEHSPYIWDAYKVTYLKDDKRIRTEVYIASDQYTRIMPVLYTENDSITDKELISTAMTLESVKAPASYRAKSDAGILTDAKRGVAVAGGDYDAEAMLSQYLENYVTTKLPLSKSIKGFKINSFKEINPVGDMPGILDNDMVQGETVPWNIIYPSARVYKVDYELEPTDKQKYKDIAGGGSEITEKGNKHYTERYAVFYGYSIDAKKYQAAFLGFLEDGSLAEWGVDYSVLNLINLYYEKELLPHILKNARVRYVGDASADGKLVRMLPLHEYGNGIELQTQKEPYGITVNYLIGRSEPYNPETGAP